Part of the Nostoc sp. ATCC 53789 genome, TAGTAAAATTGCTGAAAAAGGATACGTAATATGCATTTTTTGCATCACAGTCAGCCAATGAGCCACACAAACCCCTTGATGAAGAGGGTTTGAGATGACTGAAGGGATTTTGGATTGCCATAGATTAATCCAAAATCTAGGTGGCAGATGTTAGCGAAAACTTAGATATTATTTCAGCAACTATGAAACGTCGTGATTTTATTAATTGGGTAGGTTTGGGTTTAATAGTGAGTTCTCTACCTGTAGCGATCGCAGCTTGTTCTTCTCAAACATCTTCTGCAACTGGAGATTGGCAAACAGTAGGAACTTCCGCAGAATTAGATAAAACTGGTCAATTACTGGCTAAAAACTCACCTGCTGGGCCTGTGTTGGTAGTCGGTACATCTAAAGCCGCAATCACAGCTGTCAACCCTACCTGTACTCACGCAGGTTGCACCGTAGCATGGAAAGCTGAGGCAAAAAAATTCACTTGTCCCTGTCATGGTTCAGAATTTGGGGTTGATGGTAAGGTGCTAAAAGGCCCAGCTACAGAAGCGCTTAAAACTTACGCCGCCAAAATTGAAGGTAATTCAGTTGTAGTCAAGCCAACTTAAACAATATAATTCAGGGTATGGTGAGTAATATCAACCAGCTTTTGGTGCAAGCCCAGACAGCATATAATGCAGCTGATTGGTCATCACTGATTCAATATTTACAACAATTAATTTTAGGGTCAGATTCACAACATCCAGAGGTAGTTAAAAATCGAGAATATCTGCTGACATTAGCAATTTCAATGTTAGAGATGGGAGATTTTCAACAACGCTGGGAAATCACCAAAGTTTTGACTCACTTGGGCAATATTGCGATTCCACCACTCATTGACATCTTAGAAGATGAAGACGCAGAGGAAGAATTACGCTGGTATGCAGCGCGAACCTTGGGTGAATTTCAGCAGCCAGAAGCGATCGCACCCTTGGTTGAATTGTTGAAAATTGATGAGGATGAAGAACTCAAAGCGATCGCAGCCACAGCACTAGGTAAAATGGGTAATGTTGCGATTACTTCATTAACTGAACTTCTAGCAGATGAAGATACAAGACTTTTAGCAGTGCGATCGCTTTCCTGTATTCCCCAAACAGAAACCATCACACCGCTATTGACTGTAGTACAAGATCCACAAGCCACAATCCGCACCGCTGCAATTGAAGCCCTCAGCAGTTTTCATGACGAACGTATACCACCAATCTTGTTAAACGCTTTGGATGATATTGCTGCTACAGTTAGGCGTGCAGCAGTGCTTGGTTTAGGTTTTCGCCCCGACTTGCGCGAAGCATTAGATTTGGTGACGAGATTGCAACCCAAGCTTTACGACTTTAATCTTGATGTTTGTTGTGCAGCCGCAGTTTCCCTTTCTCGGATGGGTTGTAATGACGCTGCAAAACATTTATTTAATTTGTTGATTTCACCTCAAACACCAACAAAGCTGCAATTAGAAACCATCCGCGCTTTAAGTTGGGTGGGTACACCATCTAGTTTGGAATATTTGCAAACAGCATTTAATCAAATCACTTCAGAGACACTTTGGCAAGAAATTGTCACTGTTTTGGGGCGAGTACAAAAGCCGCAAACTACACAAGCAGTAGAAATATTATTGCAAATACTGCGATCGCAGCATCCAGCTACAGAGATTGTCAACATCAAAAGTGCGATCGCTTTATCTTTAGGACAGTTAAGCGAAATACAAGCAATTGAACCATTGATTTCACTGCTAGCTGATTCTAATGTATCGGTGAGACTACACGCGATCGCTGCACTCAAAAATCTGGATGGGGAAGTTGCACATCAAAAACTACAGCAATTAGCCAATAATGCTGCACTCACACTAGATTTGCAACAAGGAATAGCGATCGCTTTAGCTGAGTGGTAATTTCGTCAAATTGGAGATCAGATTCCTCTACTATGAACAAGTGATTGTCCGGCTATGATCTAAAGCATATTGCCACTGACCAACTTTATGAAAACCTTTACTGCAATAATTGAGCGAGATTCTGATACTAATCTCTATGTTGGTTATGTGCCTGGATTTCCCGGAGCGCATTCTCAAGCAGAAACCTTAGATGAGTTACAGGAAAATCTACGCGAAGTGATTGAGATGCTTCTAGAAGATGAAGACGTGTAAATTAGATAAAAAATACTGTAACAAACTATACTAAATTGCTGATAAAAAACCGTTAACTTAATGAAACTGATAAATGTAATTCAGGCTACATAAAAATGCGCCTAGAGCAGTTGCAAGCCTTTCTAGCGATCGCACAAACCGGCAGCTTTCAACAAGCAGCGCGAACATCTGGTGTTACCCAATCGACGATTAGCCGCCAAATCCAGGCATTAGAAGCAGATTTGGGTGTAGAACTTTTTCATAGAACTACTCACGCCAAATTAACGCTGGGAGGTGAATGTTTACTACCACGTGTCCGTAAAATTTGCCAAGAATGGGAGACAGCTACACAAGAATTAGCTGATTTAATCGCTGGAAAGCAACCAGAACTTTGCATTGCCGTGATTCACTCATTATGTGGATCTTACTTACCACCAGTGTTGCAAAAATTTTGTCATGCATATCCAGATGTGCAATTGCGGGTGACTTCATTAGGAAGCGATCGCGCCCTGAAAGTCCTCAAGGATGGATTGGTAGATTTAGCAATTGTGATGAATAATCGCTTTTTAACCACTGCTAGAGAAATGGTGGTAGAAGTACTTTATGATGAACCGATAGAAGTTCTCACCGCAGCTAATCATCCCCTGGCACAATATGAATGTGTCCCTTGGTCGGAGCTAATTCTTTATCCCCAAGTGGTTTTTAAAGATGGTTATGGGATGCAGCGCTTAATACAAGATAGATTTGAGCGAATGGAAGCTACACTCCAGGCGGCTTTAGAGGTAAATACCCTAGATGCCTTTCGGGGAGTGGTGCGCCAGGGAGAATTAATCGCTTTGCTACCTCAATCAGCATTACTGGAAGCACGTCTTGACCCTACTTTAGCGGTTCGTTCCTTAGAGAACAATAATATTAGTGGTTTAACAGATGGTTCAAGTTTGACTCGGCGGGTAGTTATGGTGACAACTCAAGACCGACTACAAATTCCCCCCATTAAGTACTTTTGGCAACTCGTGCGGGAAAATATCCCATTACAAATTGACCAGCAGCGATCGGCTTCTTGAGTGTCATTAGTTATTAGTCATTGGTCATTAGTCATTTTCAGAAAGGACAATGGACAAATGACAGTAGACAAAGGACAAAGGACAAATGAGCAATGTATTTAGGGAATTACTGAAAAAAGTAGGTAGCGGAAACCACACAGGCGAAAACTTAACTCGCGCCGAAGCAGCCAGCGCCACTAAAATGATGCTGCTGGGTGAAGCTACACCAGCCCAAATCGGAGCGTTTTTGATTGCTCATCGAATCAAGCGTCCTACGGGGGAAGAGTTAGCGGGAATGTTGGATGCTTATGATGAATTGGGGCCAAAGCTGCAACCATTCGACTCTGAACGACCAGCGATCGCTCTTGGCATCCCTTATGATGGCAGAACCCGCACAGCACCAATTAGCCCGGTAACAGCTTTAATACTCGCCGCAGTTGGACAACCAGTGATCATGCACGGAGGCGATCGCCTGCCAACAAAGTACGGCTTACCCCTAATAGATATTTGGCAAGGTTTAGGAGTCGATTGGACTAACCTACCACTGGCAAAAACCCAGCAAGTTTTTGAGCAAACGGGAATTGGCTTTATTTATTTACCACAGCATTTTCCCTTAACTACAAGTATTTGGGAATACCGCGACCAACTTGGCAAACGTCCGCCCTTGGCGACAATGGAGCTAATTTGGTGTCCTTATGCTGGTGACGCTCATGTCATTGCTGGATTTGTGCATCCGCCGACAGAAGGGATGTTTAAGATAGCTTTGGGGCTGCGGGGCGTAACGAAATTTACATTAGTAAAAGGACTGGAAGGTAGTTGCGACTTACCGCGCGATCGCACTGCAATTATTAGCTTATCTCCATCCATAGCATCCCAAGAGGTAGAAAGATTGCACCTCGTACCGCGTGATTACGGCTTTACTACCAAGAACGTACCCCTTGGAACTACTGAAGAATTGGTGGCGGATATGCAGGAGGTTTCGGACGGTAAACCAGGCGAACTAATGCAAACAGCCTTGTGGAATGGTGGATTTTACTTATGGCGGAGTGGTATTTGTTCAGATATGCCAGAGGGTTTAGCTAAAGCAGAAGAGTTATTAACCAATGGTGCAGTAGCAGCTAAACTTCAAGAACTCAGCCAGATAATAAACTCACTGTCATCTGAAGTATTTCAGCCAGTGTAAATAGTTCATTTAAAAACATGGCTTTCACCACTTTAGGGTGTCAGGGACTTCTCCAAAATAGACTTTTGTTGCAACCAATCCTGACCTACTTGAATACTGACATCTGAACCAAGGTTGCCAGTACTTTCCACACGCACTTCACCAAACCCCAAAGTGTCACGAATTGATTCGGCGCTGTCACCATCTCCTTGCTGGGCGACGATGTGAGTTACCTCTAGAGGTTCACCCCATGCTTTAGCTATATAAATGTTGCGATATCCAGATTTTTCCAAGGCTCTAATTAATGGTTGGAGATTAGAGCGATCGCCACCTGTACTATCTTGAATTGCTACACGTAAAGAACGTGGATCGGTTGCCTGCTGTTCCTGCTCTGATTCCAAGCCAAAATGTTGAGCCATCAGTTTAGCAATACCATTTTTACTGGGCAACCAATAGCTAGCATCAAACTCATTTTTTTCGCTAAAGCGACCTGGCAGCATTAACATTTGCATATTAGAGCGATTTGTCCGCACGCCAAAACCCATTAGCGCCACTAACTCTTCAACCGTCAAATTAGTATCGATGTGGTCTTTAACTACATCCAAAACTTTAGGTAATTGAGCAACAGTAGCTGGGTTGAGTGTTTGATCCATCAAAGCCCGCATGACCATTTGCTGGCGTTGAATCCGACCAATATCACCAAGTTCATCATGGCGAAACCGCAGCAATTGCAGTGTCTGTTCACCATTGAGATGCTGCTTACCCGCCTTCAAATTGATATACAAATGCTGAGAATCATCTTGGTACTTCATATCTTTGGGGACGTAGACTGTTACGCCTCCCAAAGCATCAATCAGCTTGGCAACTCCCAGAACGTTAATTCGCACATAGCGATCAATTCCCGCCCCACCTAAGAGATTACTGACGGTTCTAGCAGTTAAAGCTGGCCCACCTTCAACATTAGCAGCATTAATTTTTTTAACTCCATACCCCTCTATTTCTGTGCGGGTATCTCTGGGAATAGAGAGCATAATTATTTTTTTCGTCTCTGGATCAAATTTGACCAAGAGCATCACATCAGAAAGACCATCAAAGGAGTTTACCTGGGGCAGGTATTTGAGGTTTTTGGTGTCTTCAGGGGGGTTTTGGACATCTGGAGGGAGTACACTCATCCCCATAACTAAGAGATTAACTGGGCGAGTTAATTCTGAAAATCGCATTACACCTCCAGAAATGCGATCGCCATCAAAGGCTGCCTCCTCCTGTGGACTTAGCTGGGCTTGTTGCAAAGGTGTACTGGTTAAAGACACCGCCAAAAGTGCCCCTGCTGTTGCTGACACCATTGCAATCCCACTCATCCCTACCCAAAACCACAGCCAACGTCCAGATTTCGAGTTCTGAGAAATTTTTTTATTGGACTTTGAGGCTTTTCCCGACTGGTTTTCTTCCGCCGAACTTCTTTGAATGGTCACAGACTTCCTCACACTTACTCAATAATCAAATTTGGTAAATTTGCAGACTAAAAATATCCAAACAAATCAACCCATAATAGCTAACTCTTAATTATCAGTGCTAACTTTTTTAATGTAGTGTCAACCACAACACTTATAGCAGCATTTTTTCTGCTTTTGGGTCAACCTAGAGATGTTTTACTGAAGTATGGCAATAATAAACTGGATTTGACTAGATATATAGAGAAATCAAGCATAATTTTTTAGGAAATAGGTAAAACTACTGAATAATTCTCATCCTAAAAAATTAAGATAAGTACTTACTAAACACTCGTTCTGCTAAAGTACTAAAGCCTGGTAAACGTCCAGATTTGCCCTGCATTAAGCGCAACATCAACCAGACACTCACTATAAAATAACCCGACGTGAGAAAACTATTCAGGATAAATAGACGTAGCGAAAAAAAATCTGAAGTTGTGGCTCCGGTACTTAATAATAAATATCCCAACAGCCAAGTAAGTGCCAAAGTGATAGACAGACGGCTAACAGCAAGTTGTTCCCGGCTGGCCTGTCCCCCATAGAGAGTCCACAAAGATGGAAAAAAGCCGATAATCGGAATCAAATATAAAAGCAACTGGGTTTTTGGGATTGGGGATTGGGCATTATTATTTTCCACCTGCTCCCCTGCTCCCCTGCTCCCCTGCTCCCCTGCTTTCCACTCCCTGCCCTCTTTTGATTCAAAATTCTCCATTGGGGTTAGTATAACTCCTAAACTAGAAGGATGAATAAGACTCATATAGTTAGAGATAATAAGCTGTAAAGAAAGATTTAACTTAGTTCTATCCCGCAATTAGCTCAAAATGCAGACACGCAAGCTACTCGACTGGTGGCAAACATTCACACCAATAGCGCGAATCGGGGCGATCGCGTTATTCGTTCCACTGCTAGTTCTAAATGGTTGGGCACTTTCGGTATTTTTCAATTATTTCCATTCTCTCATAGTCATTTTAGTCGGAGCCTCAGTCTTAGCATTTCTGCTCAACTACCCCGTGAGTTGGATGGAACATCATGGTGCTAAACGAGAGCAAGTTGCTATCTTAGTGTTTCTCTTGGCTTTATCGATTTTATTGGCGTTGGGTGTGACGCTTGTTCCGTTAGCCCTTACCCAAGCTCAACAACTGGTGGCTCGGTTGCCAGAGTTGATCGACTCTGGACGCTCTCAGCTAATGATATTAAACGAAAAAGCGGAGACTTTTGGCTTACCGATTAATCTCGATGCTCTGGTAGTACAAATCAACGATCGCGTCAAAGGACAATTACAAGCGATCGCTGGGCAAGTTTTAAATCTGGCGGTAGTTACAGTCACTAGTCTGCTAGATATCCTCTTGACGATGGTTTTGACTTTCTACCTTTTACAGCATGGGAGTGAACTCTGGGAAAGTTTAGTAGAATGGCTACCCTCTAAATTTCGCGCTCCTTTCTCTCAAACAGTCCGCCTAAGCTTTCAAAATTTCTTCATCACCCAGTTGATTTTATCTACCTGTATGGCCTCAGCCCTCATTCCTACCTTTTTGTGGCTGAAAGTACCATTTGGACTGCTATTTGGGCTAACTATTGGTCTAATGGCTCTCGTCCCCTTTGGTGGTTCTGTGGGCATTGCTCTGACTACACTATTGGTAGCACTGCAAGATTTCTCAATGGGTGTGAGAGTTTTGATAGCAGCAGTAATCGTACAGCAAATTCTCGAAAACTTAATTGCCCCCCGAATTTTAGGCAGTTTTACGGGTTTAAATCCAGTTTGGATTTTAATTTCAGTTTTAACAGGGGCAAGAATTGGCGGACTGTTGGGTGTAATTGTGGCAGTACCCACCGCTGTTGTCATTAAAACCGCTTTAAGTGCCTTGCGTCTTGGTGGCGAGGCAAACGATAGCGGCACGGGGGAGGTAACTGCACCCGTTGCAGCAAACGAGTCCTCGAAAGCAACCGCTAACAACACTCTGAGTATTTCTGAAGCGACATTACCTTAAGGAGGCAGGAGGTTTTCTGCCTCCTCATTGTGGCTCAATGATGGAACCCATAAACAAAACGTTTCCCGTCTGATTATCCCTAATAGCGCAGAAGAAGGGACGGTCAACAATCATTCGGAATGGTTCTGGTTCATCTCTCAAAGATGTTGCGACTATTCCCACTGAAGTAGCCGCAGCTGCTTCGGTACCTTCTTCGTTTACTTCGACAAAAGTTTTATGCTTAACTTGGCTAATGGCAAAATTTTTACCCATGCCAGAAAAATTGGCTTTGTTACTGAAAGCCTCTTCCATGCCTAAACTTTTCAAGGCATCATTGAGTGTAACTTCATAATCTGTTTTGAAGCGAGGTAGACGAATAAACCCTTTTTGTTTGTTGAACTGAGTCATCCATTTTTCCCAGTTTTCAACATTCAAGTTCTGATAAAAGGCTTTGAGGTTAGAGTTCTGTTTGGGTAGAAAGATATAAAAACTGATTTTCCCATCTTTACCGTAAGGTAAACTAACCGCCTGAAATTGTTCGCTTTCATAGTACCTATAGTCACCTTGTTGTGACATCATTGGGTGTTGCTTTCGTCTACCAGATGTAATGTAAAAAGGGTATTGAGCAGTTTGACTTTTGTCAAATTCGTTACTCCAATTACCTTTAAAATATATGGCATTAATCAGAAACAACACTTGATTTGGTTCAATCGTTTCAACTATTTTAGTAATTTTGCCCTTAGTATTTTCTTTTACCCAGTTATTTATAATATTAGATGCGGCGGCATCTTTAAAGTTTAAATTGCTGACCTTAGCTTGATAGAAATCCTGGGTTCTCTTGAGAAAGTCTGGTGCAAAGCTAACATCTTGATTTGCCCAAAGCGAGTTAGCAATACTCAGTTGGACTTTCGCATCTGGATTTTCTAAAAGCTGTTTTAATGCCGCCGCGTAAGAAGAGTTGATTTCTGGTAGATTCATTCCCTGTAATTCCAGGGTTTTTGCCATTGCTTGTTGAGTTGAGCCACTAGCGCCGTTGTAGGTCATGGCTAGAGCGATCGCGACACTCGAAGGTGAGATAAAAATATTATTCTCACCTTTATTATCTTTCAGAACTTCTGAAAATAGTTTGAAGCCAAACTTATTGCTAGACTCAACTATTCTTGTATCAGTGTTGACTGTTTTTTTTTGCAATGGAGTTTCTGGCTGAGGTAAACTAGATTGGGCGAGGGCACTTTTGTTACTCTCGACTTGAGAACAACCTAATACACTGAATAGAACAACACTTGCAGCTGCCAAAGCATAACGTCTGCCCAGACTCACACCATAACGTCTTTGCAGAAAATTTTCTTTTGCATCACTAAACTTTTGCCGATTCATTCTGCTACCTCACTTGCCAAAGATTCCCGATCTGTGCTTATGGTTGACGCAGACACTGTGTCAATGATTAACTATTGCATTTGATCCAATAGAAAATAAGACTGTTACAGTTTTTGTAACAGCAAGTTAATAGTTCAGAGGAATAAAACACAACTCATTAAAGCTGCTAATTCTTACTTGAGGCGGCTATGCAGACGAATTATGAAAAATCTCAATTTTGAGGAACTTTTCTATTTATCAATAACAGTATTGTAGACTACCTAACATAAAATAACCACTTCTATTGGGTTTTTATAGATATAGGATTTACGCCAAACTACAGGAGTTGGGGGTAATTCATCAAATACCCTTAACAGAAAATTTTTCTTTTCGGCTATTGTTTTGCAAGTCCTGAGATAGAATAACATTTTTAGTTGCATGAAATACAGAACTTTCATAGGGACGCACGTCTATGCGCCCCGATAGGAGAGTATTGTTCAAATAGATGAAAATTATGCTGACCTATTTTAATTGATAGGTACACTCCACCAAGCTAAACTATAGGGTTGAGTTGCTTCATTAAGCTTTTGACGAAACTGGACGCGGATTTTGTAATTGCCAGTATCAGGAATGGGGCAGAAAATATGTTCTACACCATCGATTTGGCTGATTGAAGAGCAAACAGCACCAGCATCTGATTGGGCATCAGCTTTTACTAAGTATAGGTCGAGATTATTCAAACCGCGATCGCGAAAATTTTCGCCCACATCATATTGTTGATTTGTATTTTTATCGTTGAGTTCTACCAATCGATCCCAGCTTAGGGTGACAGCAACAAAACTCCCCCGCTTTAACGGTTTTGCTAACACATAGTCAACAGATGCTCCAACATCCACTTTGCGATAATCCCAACCAATAGCCGGCACCGCAGCTGATGGCTGCCATTGGCCAGCACTCAATTGCTGATAAGCACGAAATGTATTTAAGTGACCTGCTCCCATTTGAGCATCCAAGGGAATCTTTGGATCTTTATAAGCATCAGAATCTAGCCAGTTTTGATTTTGTTTATCAATTAGTGTCCGGCTCATTCCCAACCGCAAGCCATCGCCACTATCTTGGATTTTGTCTGCTGAATTCAGCAATACAGCTTTCATTACTTGATGATGCCGAGAATCAATGCTCCAGTGGGGTTGTTTTGTACGTATCTGTCGGTCAGCAAATTCTTGTAATAGAGCAACAGTAGCCGTAACTTGAGGTGCGGCAAAACTAGTACCTGTAACCTTGTTCAATTTGCCATCTGGATTGAGTA contains:
- a CDS encoding serpin family protein; the encoded protein is MNRQKFSDAKENFLQRRYGVSLGRRYALAAASVVLFSVLGCSQVESNKSALAQSSLPQPETPLQKKTVNTDTRIVESSNKFGFKLFSEVLKDNKGENNIFISPSSVAIALAMTYNGASGSTQQAMAKTLELQGMNLPEINSSYAAALKQLLENPDAKVQLSIANSLWANQDVSFAPDFLKRTQDFYQAKVSNLNFKDAAASNIINNWVKENTKGKITKIVETIEPNQVLFLINAIYFKGNWSNEFDKSQTAQYPFYITSGRRKQHPMMSQQGDYRYYESEQFQAVSLPYGKDGKISFYIFLPKQNSNLKAFYQNLNVENWEKWMTQFNKQKGFIRLPRFKTDYEVTLNDALKSLGMEEAFSNKANFSGMGKNFAISQVKHKTFVEVNEEGTEAAAATSVGIVATSLRDEPEPFRMIVDRPFFCAIRDNQTGNVLFMGSIIEPQ
- a CDS encoding anthranilate phosphoribosyltransferase family protein, yielding MSNVFRELLKKVGSGNHTGENLTRAEAASATKMMLLGEATPAQIGAFLIAHRIKRPTGEELAGMLDAYDELGPKLQPFDSERPAIALGIPYDGRTRTAPISPVTALILAAVGQPVIMHGGDRLPTKYGLPLIDIWQGLGVDWTNLPLAKTQQVFEQTGIGFIYLPQHFPLTTSIWEYRDQLGKRPPLATMELIWCPYAGDAHVIAGFVHPPTEGMFKIALGLRGVTKFTLVKGLEGSCDLPRDRTAIISLSPSIASQEVERLHLVPRDYGFTTKNVPLGTTEELVADMQEVSDGKPGELMQTALWNGGFYLWRSGICSDMPEGLAKAEELLTNGAVAAKLQELSQIINSLSSEVFQPV
- a CDS encoding type II toxin-antitoxin system HicB family antitoxin, which produces MKTFTAIIERDSDTNLYVGYVPGFPGAHSQAETLDELQENLREVIEMLLEDEDV
- a CDS encoding ubiquinol-cytochrome c reductase iron-sulfur subunit, with product MKRRDFINWVGLGLIVSSLPVAIAACSSQTSSATGDWQTVGTSAELDKTGQLLAKNSPAGPVLVVGTSKAAITAVNPTCTHAGCTVAWKAEAKKFTCPCHGSEFGVDGKVLKGPATEALKTYAAKIEGNSVVVKPT
- a CDS encoding LysR family transcriptional regulator codes for the protein MRLEQLQAFLAIAQTGSFQQAARTSGVTQSTISRQIQALEADLGVELFHRTTHAKLTLGGECLLPRVRKICQEWETATQELADLIAGKQPELCIAVIHSLCGSYLPPVLQKFCHAYPDVQLRVTSLGSDRALKVLKDGLVDLAIVMNNRFLTTAREMVVEVLYDEPIEVLTAANHPLAQYECVPWSELILYPQVVFKDGYGMQRLIQDRFERMEATLQAALEVNTLDAFRGVVRQGELIALLPQSALLEARLDPTLAVRSLENNNISGLTDGSSLTRRVVMVTTQDRLQIPPIKYFWQLVRENIPLQIDQQRSAS
- a CDS encoding LCP family protein, with translation MTIQRSSAEENQSGKASKSNKKISQNSKSGRWLWFWVGMSGIAMVSATAGALLAVSLTSTPLQQAQLSPQEEAAFDGDRISGGVMRFSELTRPVNLLVMGMSVLPPDVQNPPEDTKNLKYLPQVNSFDGLSDVMLLVKFDPETKKIIMLSIPRDTRTEIEGYGVKKINAANVEGGPALTARTVSNLLGGAGIDRYVRINVLGVAKLIDALGGVTVYVPKDMKYQDDSQHLYINLKAGKQHLNGEQTLQLLRFRHDELGDIGRIQRQQMVMRALMDQTLNPATVAQLPKVLDVVKDHIDTNLTVEELVALMGFGVRTNRSNMQMLMLPGRFSEKNEFDASYWLPSKNGIAKLMAQHFGLESEQEQQATDPRSLRVAIQDSTGGDRSNLQPLIRALEKSGYRNIYIAKAWGEPLEVTHIVAQQGDGDSAESIRDTLGFGEVRVESTGNLGSDVSIQVGQDWLQQKSILEKSLTP
- a CDS encoding HEAT repeat domain-containing protein, which encodes MVSNINQLLVQAQTAYNAADWSSLIQYLQQLILGSDSQHPEVVKNREYLLTLAISMLEMGDFQQRWEITKVLTHLGNIAIPPLIDILEDEDAEEELRWYAARTLGEFQQPEAIAPLVELLKIDEDEELKAIAATALGKMGNVAITSLTELLADEDTRLLAVRSLSCIPQTETITPLLTVVQDPQATIRTAAIEALSSFHDERIPPILLNALDDIAATVRRAAVLGLGFRPDLREALDLVTRLQPKLYDFNLDVCCAAAVSLSRMGCNDAAKHLFNLLISPQTPTKLQLETIRALSWVGTPSSLEYLQTAFNQITSETLWQEIVTVLGRVQKPQTTQAVEILLQILRSQHPATEIVNIKSAIALSLGQLSEIQAIEPLISLLADSNVSVRLHAIAALKNLDGEVAHQKLQQLANNAALTLDLQQGIAIALAEW
- a CDS encoding AI-2E family transporter — protein: MQTRKLLDWWQTFTPIARIGAIALFVPLLVLNGWALSVFFNYFHSLIVILVGASVLAFLLNYPVSWMEHHGAKREQVAILVFLLALSILLALGVTLVPLALTQAQQLVARLPELIDSGRSQLMILNEKAETFGLPINLDALVVQINDRVKGQLQAIAGQVLNLAVVTVTSLLDILLTMVLTFYLLQHGSELWESLVEWLPSKFRAPFSQTVRLSFQNFFITQLILSTCMASALIPTFLWLKVPFGLLFGLTIGLMALVPFGGSVGIALTTLLVALQDFSMGVRVLIAAVIVQQILENLIAPRILGSFTGLNPVWILISVLTGARIGGLLGVIVAVPTAVVIKTALSALRLGGEANDSGTGEVTAPVAANESSKATANNTLSISEATLP